CGCCTAGAAAAAGAAATTAATAAAATTGCACAAGAAATTGAACGTGCGCAGTCTAAATTAAGCAACAAGGCGTTTATACGCAATGCGCCCTCTGAAATTGTTGAGCAAGAGAACAAACGCCTCAGTGATTTTACTGCTCAACAATTGAAATTACAGCAACAGTTACAAAGTTTACAAAAAATATAAGTAGTCCGTCATTGCGAGCGCCGCAGGCGCGTGGCAATCTAGAAAATACAGTACTGGATGGCCACGGCTGTCACTTCGTTCCAGCCTCGCCATGACAGCTTCAGGCGTTTTTCAGGAGAAATTTTTTCTATATTTAGTGTTATTACTCTCTATATAAGACCATAGACAAAATAAATCATTAAAAATATAATAATTTTTTAGAAAAAAAGGAGTTTCTATGCAAATACTAAAAACAACATTAGCAATCCTGCTTGCTATATCTATTAATCCCGTTTGTTACGCATTTTCTAGTATTGTCAGTAACCCAGATTCCTCAAATACCTGTCCTGCAGAAAATATTATTCAACAAATAGGAACCACTTACACGGCACCGGGTGGCTGGACTGGACAAGTTCAAAAAAACCCTGGAAAGATTAAAGCATTTGAGATGGTTCTCTACAAACCTAACGATACGGATCATCCTTTTAAGGAAGGTCAATTACTTCGCTGTAGCTATAAATTAGATAATGATACTCATGTAGATTTACGGCTATCTATCTCAAATGATAAAGCACATATAAGTGATCCTACAAATTGGGAAGCGGCTTACGGTGGAAATCAGTATGATTGTAGCAAAAGCCGGTTAGCATGTAAGTTTAATTTGGCTAAATAATTCAAAAAACATAGACGGCCCTGATATTATCATAAACTTTATTAGTGCAATCTAAACATTTTTTATAATTAAAAGCTAAATTTTTATTATAATAAGTAAAGTTTACAGGACTGGCCATTTCCAGTCCTAATGCGTAATATATTAGACATAAATCACTTTTAATTTATTTTTATATTATGCGCCAAATCATTTTAGATACCGAAACAACGGGTAGAGAAATCAGCGCTGGGCACCGCGTCATTGAAATTGGCTGCCTTGAACTCATCGATCGTCGATTAACAAAGCGGCATTTTCATTGTTATCTGAATCCAGGTCGCGACAGCGAGGCAGGCGCACTGGCTGTGCATGGCTTAACTAGCGAATTTCTTCAAGACAAGCCCTTATTTTCATCTATTGTTGATGAATTATTAGAATTCCTCAACGGCGCTGAACTAATTATCCATAATGCACCGTTTGATCTTGCTTTTCTCGATAATGAAATACAATTAACGAAAAAAAATTACAAAAAAGTCACTCATTATTGCCAAGTATTGGATACACTTCCTTTGGCACGGCAACTTCACCCTGGGCAACGTAATAGTTTAGATGCCTTATGTAAACGTTACGAGATCGATAACTCTAAACGTGATAAGCACGGCGCACTACTCGATGCTGAACTACTAGCACGCGTTTATCTTGCAATGACCGGCGGTCAAACCAATCTATTTGACGATAATGCCGTCATTAATCATTCTCTCATCTCTACCGAAAATAAAAAGAGCATCACTATGCACGAACTTCCAGTCCTTTATGCAAACACAGAAGAGCTAAATGCGCACAACCGCTGTTTATCAACGATTCATAAAACGACAGGTCGTTGCTTATGGTCTAACAGTGATTCAAAGGATATTCATTAAATGCGCAAGTTATTTAATCAGTTTACACAACTACAAACAGCTGGCGGAATACTTTTAGGTATTGCGACACTGATTGCTTTATTTCTCGCAAACTCTCCTTTAGATACCTATTACCAAAACCTATTACAGTTAACACTCAGCTTAGGAAACCTGCATCTCTCATTTTTACACTTCGTTAACGATGGCTTAATGACTATTTTCTTTTTTTTAGTCAGTTTAGAAATAAAGCGTGAGTTGATACAAGGTGAACTTAATAGTATAGATAAAGCGCTGTTACCTACGATGGCAGCCATCGGCGGAATGATAGTACCCGCACTTTTCTATTTGCTTATTACGCACGGACATTCTGAATACACACCAGGTTGGGCCATCCCTATGGCAACCGATATCGCTTTTTCCTTAGGTGTACTCTCTCTACTTAATAAAAAAATTCCTAATTCCTTAAAGATTTTTTTAACCGCCTTAGCTATTATCGACGATTTGGGCGCTATACTTGTTATTGCAATTTTTTACACACAACAGATCGGTTGGCTTTACTTAATCTTGGCTTTTGCTTGCCTCATTGCCTTAATCGTGTTGAACTATTTTAATATTAATCGCTTTCTGCCCTATCTGCTATTCGCACTCCCTTTATGGCTTTTCATTCTTAAATCTGGCGTGCATGCAACTATTGCGGGCGTACTATTTGGCCTCACTATTCCATTACGCTCCATCAAGCAACAGCCCTCTTTATTAAAGAAATTAGAGCACCAATTACATCCTTGGATCGCTTATGCCATTTTGCCAGTTTTTGCCTTTGCTAATGCAGGCTTATCGTTTGCTGGATTGCATTGGAATACATTAGCCCATCCTTTGCCGTTAGGAATTATTGCAGGATTATTTCTTGGTAAACAGTTTGGAATTCTTAGTGCAAGTTGGTTAGCTGTAAAAGCTAAGTGGGCAAAATTACCCCATCAAGCAAACTGGCAACATATCTACGGAACCGCTTTAATTTGCGGAATTGGTTTTACCATGAGTTTGTTTATTGCTAACCTTGCTTTCACTGCGAACGAAACTTCATCTTTGGTACGTTTAGGTATCTTAAGTGGCTCTGCTTTATCCGGTATTCTTGGCTATTTGATGTTATTTTTTAATAATACCAAACCATCTAAGATAGAAGTTCGATAAAAGTGATGGTTAAAAAAAGATTTCTCTGATTAAAATTTCGCGACAGATAATCTATATGAGTAACGCACCCATTATAAGTTGTCTTGAGTTTATTAAAAAATACATAATGGGCTATTTTATCAATTTTGCTAAATCGTTTTGAAAAACATCATCTAAATTGAGCTATTTTTATAGAGGGCTACCTTCATTGAACATAAACTCTCTATTTTATACTACGATTGATCACTATTTAGCGAAAGTAGCGCTTAATAGACTTAAGAAGAGATCGTATGAAATGTCGCGCTTAATTCGTGTACTGCATCTACTAATACTTTTACTTTATCCGGCGAAGTAAATTGAGAAATACCATGACCTAAATTAAATATATGCCCTGTGCCAGTTCCATAAGCACTAAGAATAGTGCTTACTTCTTCACGTATTCGTTCATCTGTACCAAAAAGCACGGCCGGATCCATATTACCTTGTAAAGCAACTTTACTGCCTACACGTCGCCTGGCCTGTGCTAAATCAATCGTCCAATCTAAACCAATGGCATCACATGCTGAATCAGCTATTTTCTCTAAGCAAAACCCACCACCTTTAGTAAATAATACGACCGGTATTTTCTCTTGGTTATGCTCACGCGTAAGACCCGCAATTATTTGCGTCATATAATCCAATGAAAAAGCTTGATAAGCCGAAGGTGTTAATAATCCACCCCAGGTATCAAAGATCATAATCGCTTGCACACCGGATGCTATCTGTGCATTAAGATACTGCGTAATGGCTTTTGTTAATGTATTTAATAAAGAATGAAGTGCTTGTGGCTCTTGGTAAAGCAATGTCTTAGCTTGTCTAAACTCTCTGCTCCCTTCACCCTCCAACATATAACACGCTAATGTCCAAGGACTGCCCGAAAATCCAATTAAAGGCACTTTATTATTGATCTCGCGTCTACACAATGAAACAGCGTCACACACATAACGCAATTCTTGCATCGGATCAGGAATTTTTAATGCTTTAATATCGGCTACTGTCTTAAGGGGTTTATGGAATTTGGGGCCCTCACCCTCTACAAAATAAAGTCCTAACCCCATTGCGTCAGGAATCGTTAAAATATCAGAAAAAAGAATAGCCGCGTCTAATTCAAATCGTTCTAAAGGTTGTAATGTGACTTCACACGCTAGTTCAGGCGTTTTACACAGCGTTAAAAAATCTCCCGCTTTTTTACGCGTTGCACAGTATTCAGGTAAATATCGGCCTGCCTGACGCATGATCCAAACGGGTGTTCGATCAACAGGTTGCCGAAAAAAAGCACGTATTAAACGATGGGATGAATGGTTCATAGTTTAGATTTTTTTTATTAAATGGTTTGTTTCTGTTAATTGGTTTAATAAATTCCCTGCTGCAAAAATAAATAAATCAATCGCTAATTTATCAGAGTCTGTACTGATAAATGGACTGAGTTCTTGATGTACTTCGTTTTTCCACTTTAATATGCTTGCCAAGGTAGTAACAGGATATTCACTTTCTTTATCATTAAGCTGTTCGATAAGCGCTTCAAATAATTTATCGCTGCGATCATAAATCTTTTGCACCCGCGCTTGTTGATTAATATTCACACGCATTTCTTCAGAAAAACTCATTAATGCGTTTTTCATCAAACTAACCCAACGTAAAATTTCACGCTCTGAGCGCAGAATAGCCTTAAACACATGCGCTAACGAAGAACGGCCAAACGATTCTCGCATGACTTCATCAAGTAATTTACTTTGGCTACTAAATCGACTAATGACTTTATCTTCATAAGCTTCATAGCTCTTTTCAGCATCTATAGAATAAAACCCTTTTAATTGCTGAGAAATTTTCTGCAGGTTTTTTAAGGTATTTAATACAATATAACGTAATTGTGTTCTGGAATGTAAAGGCCAAATAAAACGTGACACTAACAAAGCAATCACGATCCCCAAACTAATCTCAAGAAAACGGCTTAATACATTAGCATAACTCGGATTTATGCCAATCAAGATAATCACTGTGGTGACAGCACCTAAAG
This is a stretch of genomic DNA from Candidatus Rickettsiella viridis. It encodes these proteins:
- a CDS encoding DUF3757 domain-containing protein, translated to MQILKTTLAILLAISINPVCYAFSSIVSNPDSSNTCPAENIIQQIGTTYTAPGGWTGQVQKNPGKIKAFEMVLYKPNDTDHPFKEGQLLRCSYKLDNDTHVDLRLSISNDKAHISDPTNWEAAYGGNQYDCSKSRLACKFNLAK
- the dnaQ gene encoding DNA polymerase III subunit epsilon codes for the protein MRQIILDTETTGREISAGHRVIEIGCLELIDRRLTKRHFHCYLNPGRDSEAGALAVHGLTSEFLQDKPLFSSIVDELLEFLNGAELIIHNAPFDLAFLDNEIQLTKKNYKKVTHYCQVLDTLPLARQLHPGQRNSLDALCKRYEIDNSKRDKHGALLDAELLARVYLAMTGGQTNLFDDNAVINHSLISTENKKSITMHELPVLYANTEELNAHNRCLSTIHKTTGRCLWSNSDSKDIH
- the nhaA gene encoding Na+/H+ antiporter NhaA, with amino-acid sequence MRKLFNQFTQLQTAGGILLGIATLIALFLANSPLDTYYQNLLQLTLSLGNLHLSFLHFVNDGLMTIFFFLVSLEIKRELIQGELNSIDKALLPTMAAIGGMIVPALFYLLITHGHSEYTPGWAIPMATDIAFSLGVLSLLNKKIPNSLKIFLTALAIIDDLGAILVIAIFYTQQIGWLYLILAFACLIALIVLNYFNINRFLPYLLFALPLWLFILKSGVHATIAGVLFGLTIPLRSIKQQPSLLKKLEHQLHPWIAYAILPVFAFANAGLSFAGLHWNTLAHPLPLGIIAGLFLGKQFGILSASWLAVKAKWAKLPHQANWQHIYGTALICGIGFTMSLFIANLAFTANETSSLVRLGILSGSALSGILGYLMLFFNNTKPSKIEVR
- the hemE gene encoding uroporphyrinogen decarboxylase, which translates into the protein MNHSSHRLIRAFFRQPVDRTPVWIMRQAGRYLPEYCATRKKAGDFLTLCKTPELACEVTLQPLERFELDAAILFSDILTIPDAMGLGLYFVEGEGPKFHKPLKTVADIKALKIPDPMQELRYVCDAVSLCRREINNKVPLIGFSGSPWTLACYMLEGEGSREFRQAKTLLYQEPQALHSLLNTLTKAITQYLNAQIASGVQAIMIFDTWGGLLTPSAYQAFSLDYMTQIIAGLTREHNQEKIPVVLFTKGGGFCLEKIADSACDAIGLDWTIDLAQARRRVGSKVALQGNMDPAVLFGTDERIREEVSTILSAYGTGTGHIFNLGHGISQFTSPDKVKVLVDAVHELSATFHTISS
- a CDS encoding FUSC family protein; the encoded protein is MSFLVSKPITEVYLKPGIRYFHAMNWIQWFRFPKLDNNRLIHSLKTAIAFLLGVFIVRIFHFPQNGQWVLISILVVMCAQSRVGAIIQKSYMRFLGTVLGACIAALTLWLAYPSVIWTTLILCLTTALFSYIADSPSYLSEAGALGAVTTVIILIGINPSYANVLSRFLEISLGIVIALLVSRFIWPLHSRTQLRYIVLNTLKNLQKISQQLKGFYSIDAEKSYEAYEDKVISRFSSQSKLLDEVMRESFGRSSLAHVFKAILRSEREILRWVSLMKNALMSFSEEMRVNINQQARVQKIYDRSDKLFEALIEQLNDKESEYPVTTLASILKWKNEVHQELSPFISTDSDKLAIDLFIFAAGNLLNQLTETNHLIKKI